In a single window of the Streptomyces sp. HUAS ZL42 genome:
- a CDS encoding WhiB family transcriptional regulator has product MTELVQQLLVDDADEELGWQERALCAQTDPESFFPEKGGSTREAKKVCLACEVRSECLEYALANDERFGIWGGLSERERRRLKKAAV; this is encoded by the coding sequence ATGACCGAGCTGGTGCAGCAACTGCTGGTCGACGACGCGGACGAGGAACTCGGCTGGCAGGAGCGCGCGCTCTGCGCCCAGACCGACCCCGAGTCGTTCTTCCCCGAGAAGGGCGGCTCCACCCGCGAGGCCAAGAAGGTCTGCCTCGCCTGTGAGGTCCGCTCCGAGTGCCTCGAGTACGCCCTGGCCAACGACGAGCGCTTCGGTATCTGGGGCGGCCTGTCCGAGCGCGAGCGCCGCCGGCTGAAGAAGGCGGCCGTCTGA